The following coding sequences are from one Saprospiraceae bacterium window:
- a CDS encoding VWA domain-containing protein — MSWLQHIELKDPIWLWALLLAPLILYYTRKKLFSSLSYLSIPTVEILPKARTWKSVLFSFLPFLSVLGWSLLVIAMARPQRVLSEEIIKGDGISIFLTIDLSSSMLSQDFNPNRLEASKLVAIDFVQKRKYDKIGIAAFSGEGFTQCPLTSDKDILIKLLEELKCGNLEDGTAIGMGISVAINRLRQDSAKSKVIILLTDGVNNAGDISPQIAAEMAITYNIKIYSIGVGTNGEAYSPIGRNPDGKFVFGMVPVNIDEGLLRDISTRTGGKYYRATTLEQLKVIYNEIDQLEKTKLDIKVFKRYSEMFRPFVLLGLLILALSYIFRMYLLQFKN, encoded by the coding sequence ATGAGTTGGTTGCAGCATATAGAGTTGAAAGATCCGATCTGGTTGTGGGCACTTTTGCTTGCTCCACTGATATTGTACTACACTAGAAAGAAGCTATTTTCCAGCCTAAGTTATCTTTCAATACCTACAGTGGAAATATTGCCTAAAGCGAGGACTTGGAAAAGTGTATTGTTTTCATTTTTACCTTTTTTGAGTGTATTGGGTTGGTCATTACTTGTAATTGCCATGGCGAGACCACAGCGCGTCCTTAGTGAAGAAATAATCAAAGGAGACGGGATTTCAATTTTTCTCACTATAGATTTGTCGTCAAGCATGTTGAGTCAGGATTTTAATCCAAACAGACTTGAGGCGAGCAAGCTTGTCGCAATAGATTTTGTGCAAAAACGCAAATATGATAAAATAGGAATCGCAGCTTTTTCCGGAGAAGGATTTACTCAGTGTCCTCTTACTTCCGATAAAGATATACTCATCAAACTACTGGAAGAACTCAAATGTGGCAATCTGGAGGATGGTACAGCTATCGGAATGGGAATCTCTGTAGCGATAAATCGCTTGAGGCAGGATTCAGCTAAAAGTAAAGTCATCATATTGCTCACAGATGGTGTGAACAATGCAGGCGATATTTCTCCACAAATTGCTGCAGAGATGGCGATTACGTACAATATAAAAATTTATTCTATTGGGGTAGGTACTAACGGAGAAGCATATTCTCCGATTGGAAGAAATCCAGACGGTAAGTTTGTATTTGGAATGGTGCCGGTAAATATTGATGAAGGATTGTTACGCGATATTTCAACACGAACAGGTGGCAAGTATTACAGGGCAACAACACTAGAGCAATTGAAAGTTATTTATAATGAAATCGATCAGTTGGAAAAAACAAAACTGGATATCAAAGTATTCAAGAGATACAGCGAAATGTTCAGACCATTTGTTTTATTGGGATTATTGATTCTAGCGTTATCCTATATTTTCAGAATGTATCTTCTTCAATTTAAAAACTGA
- a CDS encoding DUF58 domain-containing protein, with protein MEAQELLKKVRKIEIKTRGLSKNLFSGAYHTVFKGRGMTFSEVREYSPGDDVRHIDWNVTARSGIPHVKVFEEERELTLMLMIDISHSTHFGSNVQLKSEWIAEIAAVLAFAATQNHDKVGLLLYSDKVHLFIPPRKGRHNILRIIREIINAKTESSSTQLRTPLEYFNGNMHKRSICFIISDFYSDLPEISLKLVARKHDLIALHITDPLELNMKSSGLVNCRDAESGQELLVDFSSPGNRNRYKISQEQRAASLQSTLEKFQVSYLPVKTDDSYLQTLLKFFKSRSKR; from the coding sequence ATGGAAGCTCAGGAATTGCTCAAGAAAGTTCGGAAGATAGAAATCAAGACAAGAGGCTTGAGCAAGAACCTTTTTAGTGGAGCATACCATACCGTATTCAAAGGGAGAGGAATGACATTTTCTGAAGTGCGGGAATATTCGCCCGGGGACGATGTCCGCCATATAGACTGGAATGTAACAGCGAGATCTGGGATCCCTCACGTCAAGGTCTTTGAAGAAGAAAGAGAACTCACATTGATGCTGATGATTGATATCAGTCATTCTACACATTTTGGTTCGAATGTTCAACTGAAATCTGAATGGATAGCTGAGATTGCCGCTGTGCTGGCATTTGCCGCCACGCAGAATCACGACAAAGTAGGTTTATTGTTATATAGTGACAAAGTACATTTGTTTATCCCCCCTCGCAAGGGCAGACACAATATTCTCCGCATCATCCGCGAAATAATCAATGCGAAAACAGAAAGCAGTTCTACTCAACTGCGCACGCCGCTGGAATATTTTAATGGAAATATGCACAAGCGAAGTATCTGTTTTATCATTTCGGATTTTTACTCTGACTTGCCTGAAATTTCTTTAAAACTCGTGGCGAGAAAACACGATCTCATCGCTCTACACATTACTGACCCACTTGAACTGAATATGAAAAGTTCAGGATTGGTGAACTGCCGCGATGCCGAAAGTGGTCAAGAACTTTTGGTGGATTTTTCTTCACCCGGCAATCGGAATCGGTACAAAATTAGTCAGGAACAAAGAGCTGCATCATTACAATCCACATTGGAAAAATTTCAGGTATCGTATTTGCCGGTAAAGACAGATGATTCGTACCTGCAGACACTTTTAAAATTTTTTAAATCCAGATCCAAAAGATGA
- a CDS encoding MoxR family ATPase — MSQYIDIEALNQQIGIESRFVDALLGNQSKIIVGQRHMMSRLLIGLLTRGHILLEGLPGLAKTLAIKTLANSVSASFSRIQFTPDLLPADIVGTQIYTPDQKFVIRKGPIFAHFVLADEINRAPAKVQSALLEAMQERQVTIGKETYPLEEPFLVLATQNPIEQEGTYPLPEAQVDRFMMKVVIKYPSLEEEREIFRRNMNDEISKGVEQVITIPEILRAREAVKKIYIDERIENYILNIVFASRNPERYKLNDLQNLITYGASPRATIFLGQAARANAFLNHRGFVIPDDVQQVAKDVLRHRIGLSYEAEAENINTEDIISSLLSKVEVP, encoded by the coding sequence ATGTCACAATATATTGATATCGAAGCGCTTAACCAGCAGATTGGCATTGAAAGCCGATTTGTGGATGCCCTTTTGGGTAACCAATCTAAAATCATCGTAGGTCAACGACATATGATGTCCAGACTGTTGATTGGTTTGCTTACACGTGGGCATATTTTATTAGAAGGTCTCCCGGGACTAGCTAAAACATTGGCTATCAAGACCTTGGCGAACTCTGTGTCTGCCAGTTTCAGCAGGATCCAGTTTACACCTGATCTCTTGCCTGCTGATATAGTCGGTACCCAAATCTACACTCCTGATCAGAAGTTCGTGATTCGTAAAGGCCCCATTTTTGCACATTTCGTCCTTGCTGATGAAATCAATCGCGCTCCTGCAAAGGTTCAGTCAGCACTATTGGAGGCCATGCAGGAAAGACAAGTAACAATCGGTAAGGAAACTTATCCTTTGGAAGAACCATTCCTGGTATTGGCTACGCAGAACCCCATAGAGCAAGAGGGCACCTACCCGTTGCCGGAGGCTCAGGTAGATCGTTTCATGATGAAGGTGGTCATCAAGTATCCAAGTTTGGAAGAAGAACGAGAAATTTTCAGAAGAAATATGAACGATGAGATCTCCAAAGGCGTCGAACAGGTCATCACCATACCTGAGATTCTAAGAGCAAGAGAGGCGGTAAAGAAAATTTATATTGACGAAAGGATCGAAAATTATATCCTGAATATAGTCTTTGCATCCCGAAATCCTGAGAGGTACAAATTGAATGATCTTCAGAATTTGATTACCTATGGAGCTTCCCCCAGGGCGACTATATTTTTGGGTCAGGCTGCCAGGGCCAACGCCTTTTTAAATCATCGTGGATTCGTGATTCCGGATGATGTCCAGCAGGTTGCAAAGGATGTCTTACGCCATCGCATAGGCTTGAGTTATGAGGCTGAAGCTGAGAATATCAATACAGAAGACATCATCAGCTCATTGCTTTCAAAAGTAGAAGTACCATAG
- a CDS encoding T9SS type A sorting domain-containing protein gives MIPFKCQHRYFVYHGIVDFRKSFDGLFGIIKHIMESNTYTDIGEFEGKMNLPNGSTFPAEHKEVFIIEMDLFGNIIRSESSNTNGVAEVKSVIKTEDGQLVLMIQFKGENFKLGSQEFFGSQLDCTLAFIQLKCSAGGIPIIQDKSRVSRKISKNIISRIYPNPVNHALSIEYYCQNNSVLRIIVKDVMGRIVSHYTINNLIQGYRTDSINLSAIASGLYILDIYDEEGIIFTHKIIKD, from the coding sequence ATGATACCTTTTAAGTGTCAACATCGATACTTTGTATATCATGGTATTGTTGATTTTAGGAAAAGTTTTGATGGATTATTTGGAATCATAAAGCACATCATGGAAAGCAATACCTATACAGACATTGGAGAATTTGAAGGAAAGATGAATCTGCCAAACGGAAGTACATTTCCTGCCGAACACAAGGAAGTTTTTATAATAGAGATGGATCTGTTTGGCAATATTATAAGATCTGAATCATCGAATACTAATGGAGTAGCTGAAGTAAAAAGTGTGATCAAAACCGAAGATGGACAATTGGTGTTGATGATTCAATTTAAAGGAGAGAATTTTAAATTGGGAAGTCAAGAATTTTTTGGATCCCAATTGGATTGTACTTTAGCTTTTATTCAATTGAAATGTAGTGCAGGAGGTATTCCGATTATACAGGATAAATCTAGAGTAAGTAGGAAAATTTCAAAAAATATTATTTCAAGAATATACCCCAACCCTGTAAATCATGCACTAAGTATTGAGTACTATTGTCAGAATAACAGTGTACTGCGCATTATAGTCAAGGACGTTATGGGGAGAATTGTTAGTCACTACACAATAAACAATCTGATACAGGGATATCGTACCGATAGTATCAATTTGTCTGCTATTGCATCTGGTTTATATATTTTGGATATATATGATGAAGAAGGAATAATATTTACCCATAAAATAATAAAGGACTAA
- a CDS encoding IS30 family transposase codes for MSIIQIAVELGYHRSTIYRELDRNSSPGSYKLYGSARAQDRSEQRAQGKGRKNKITSDLKSKVDQLLKIKWSPEQIEGRANIDKYERVSKECIYQYVYEDKRKGGDLWSNLRHSHRSRRRRKNTYKQRGIIKNRVCIEDRPKIVESQKRYGDWEGDTIVGKNHKSQIASMVERKSLFVKIIKLESKEAKFTAKTISCKLKKYKNLCHTITLDNGKENADHQTLAKALNTKIYFAHPYSAYERGCNENINGLIRQYLPKNQTFPCSSKLTWIELNPK; via the coding sequence ATGAGCATTATTCAGATTGCTGTGGAATTAGGATATCATAGAAGCACTATATATCGGGAACTCGATAGAAACTCTTCACCTGGTTCATACAAGTTATATGGAAGCGCAAGAGCTCAGGATCGGAGTGAACAGAGAGCACAAGGAAAGGGAAGGAAGAATAAAATTACAAGCGATCTTAAAAGCAAAGTGGATCAATTACTTAAAATCAAGTGGAGCCCAGAGCAAATCGAAGGTCGAGCGAATATTGATAAGTATGAAAGGGTTAGTAAAGAGTGCATATATCAATATGTATATGAAGATAAAAGGAAAGGAGGTGATCTATGGAGTAATTTAAGACATTCCCACAGAAGTAGGCGAAGACGCAAAAATACCTATAAACAAAGGGGAATTATCAAAAACAGAGTATGTATTGAAGATAGACCAAAGATTGTTGAATCTCAAAAAAGGTATGGAGATTGGGAAGGAGATACTATAGTAGGAAAGAATCATAAGTCCCAAATTGCCAGTATGGTGGAAAGAAAATCCTTGTTTGTCAAGATCATTAAGCTGGAGTCCAAAGAAGCTAAATTCACAGCCAAAACAATCAGTTGCAAATTGAAAAAATATAAAAACTTATGCCATACAATTACATTAGACAATGGAAAAGAAAATGCAGATCATCAAACATTGGCAAAAGCATTGAATACTAAGATATACTTTGCTCATCCATATTCCGCTTATGAAAGAGGTTGCAATGAAAATATCAATGGTTTAATACGACAATACTTGCCAAAAAATCAGACTTTTCCATGCTCAAGCAAACTGACTTGGATCGAATTGAATCCCAAATAA